The Dokdonella koreensis DS-123 genome has a segment encoding these proteins:
- a CDS encoding S46 family peptidase: MWQPSQLPAIADDLKAAGLELDPAQLTDLTGSTMGAIVSLGFCTASFVSPQGLIATNHHCAYGAIQYNSTAERNLIKDGFLARSLGEELPGDPNLRVYVTEEIRDVTREINGRLKSGMDGYAHFEAVDRAEKEIVARCEKPGGLRCSVSSFYGGASYQLIRQREIRDVRLVYAPAGAVGKFGGDVDNWMWPRHTGDFSFLRAYVGKDGKPAAYAKDNVPFKPKHVLPVNADGVQAGDFVMVTGYPGRTNRYRRATEVADAIEWSYPVQQQVVTDILDIIDAEGRRNPDVAVKYASAVASFNNSLKNYGGQLEGLGRADAVTSKRARETELDAWLAQQGASEAGLRTDIAALDTLLAGQRATRDRDLILSYLQRTQLYNAAYSLYRLAGEREKSVIEREAGYQPRDEARIEGNLRQMERRGDPAVDARILAYVLKRYTKLPATQRVAALDGWLGEGAVADAQVDAKVQALYAGSHLSTTDARLAGLKLSRQQIEASDDSAYRLMAALMPDLLRIERERKARAGDEMKLRPRYMQAMIAFNEAQGRAVYPDANSSLRVTYGKVQGLKKDGVEFFPFTTLEGIVAKTTNVDPFDTPAKVTERIKARDYGRYASPALGSVPVDFLADLDITGGNSGSPTLDAKGRLVGLAFDGVWESVSADWIFNPELTRSIQVDVRYMLWVMDKVDGATNLLQEMGVR; this comes from the coding sequence ATGTGGCAGCCGTCCCAGCTGCCGGCCATTGCCGATGACCTCAAGGCTGCCGGCCTCGAGCTCGATCCGGCCCAGCTGACCGACCTCACCGGCTCCACGATGGGTGCGATCGTCAGTCTCGGCTTCTGCACCGCCTCGTTCGTCTCGCCGCAGGGGCTGATCGCTACCAATCACCATTGCGCGTACGGCGCCATCCAGTACAACTCCACCGCCGAGCGCAACCTGATCAAGGACGGTTTCCTGGCCCGCAGCCTGGGTGAGGAACTGCCGGGCGACCCGAACCTGCGCGTCTACGTGACCGAGGAGATCCGCGACGTCACGCGCGAGATCAACGGCCGGCTCAAGTCCGGCATGGACGGGTATGCGCACTTCGAGGCGGTCGATCGCGCCGAGAAGGAGATCGTCGCCCGTTGCGAGAAGCCGGGCGGCCTGCGCTGCAGCGTCTCCTCATTCTACGGCGGAGCCAGCTATCAGCTGATCCGCCAGCGCGAGATCCGCGACGTGCGCCTGGTGTACGCACCGGCCGGCGCGGTCGGCAAGTTCGGCGGCGACGTCGACAACTGGATGTGGCCGCGTCACACCGGCGATTTCAGCTTCCTGCGCGCCTATGTCGGCAAGGACGGCAAGCCGGCCGCCTACGCCAAGGACAACGTGCCGTTCAAGCCCAAGCACGTCCTTCCGGTCAATGCCGACGGCGTGCAGGCCGGCGATTTCGTCATGGTGACGGGCTACCCGGGCCGCACCAACCGCTACCGGCGCGCGACCGAGGTCGCCGACGCGATCGAGTGGTCCTATCCGGTTCAGCAGCAGGTCGTGACCGACATCCTCGACATCATCGACGCCGAAGGCCGGCGCAACCCGGATGTCGCGGTCAAGTACGCCAGCGCCGTCGCCAGCTTCAACAACTCGCTCAAGAACTACGGCGGCCAGCTCGAAGGCCTGGGACGTGCCGATGCGGTGACCAGCAAACGCGCACGCGAGACCGAGCTCGACGCCTGGCTGGCGCAGCAGGGTGCGAGCGAGGCCGGACTGCGGACCGACATCGCCGCGCTGGACACACTGCTGGCCGGCCAGCGCGCGACGCGCGATCGCGACCTGATCCTGAGCTACCTGCAGCGGACCCAGCTCTACAATGCGGCCTACAGCCTCTACCGGCTGGCAGGCGAGCGCGAGAAGTCCGTGATCGAGCGCGAAGCGGGCTACCAGCCGCGCGACGAGGCCCGTATCGAGGGCAACCTGCGCCAGATGGAACGGCGCGGCGACCCGGCGGTCGATGCGCGGATCCTTGCGTATGTGCTCAAGCGCTACACCAAGCTCCCCGCAACGCAACGCGTCGCCGCGCTCGACGGCTGGCTCGGCGAAGGGGCAGTCGCCGATGCCCAGGTCGACGCCAAGGTCCAGGCGCTCTATGCCGGCAGCCACCTGAGCACGACCGATGCGCGCCTGGCCGGACTGAAACTGTCGCGCCAGCAGATCGAGGCGTCGGATGACAGCGCCTACCGGCTGATGGCCGCACTGATGCCGGACCTGCTGCGGATCGAGCGCGAGCGCAAGGCGCGCGCCGGTGACGAGATGAAGCTGCGGCCGCGCTACATGCAGGCGATGATCGCATTCAACGAGGCCCAGGGCAGGGCGGTCTACCCGGATGCCAACAGCTCGCTGCGCGTGACCTACGGCAAGGTCCAGGGACTCAAGAAGGACGGTGTCGAGTTCTTCCCGTTCACGACGCTCGAAGGCATCGTCGCCAAGACCACGAACGTGGACCCCTTCGACACCCCCGCCAAGGTCACCGAGCGGATCAAGGCACGCGACTACGGCCGCTATGCCAGCCCTGCGCTCGGCTCGGTCCCGGTCGACTTCCTGGCCGATCTGGACATCACCGGCGGCAACTCCGGTTCTCCGACGCTCGACGCGAAGGGACGACTGGTGGGCCTGGCCTTCGACGGCGTATGGGAAAGCGTCAGCGCGGACTGGATCTTCAATCCCGAGCTGACGCGTTCGATCCAGGTGGACGTGCGCTACATGCTCTGGGTCATGGACAAGGTGGACGGCGCGACCAACCTGCTGCAGGAAATGGGGGTTCGCTGA
- the miaA gene encoding tRNA (adenosine(37)-N6)-dimethylallyltransferase MiaA: protein MPIDTRPAAIFLMGPTASGKTALACMLADRFPVGLVSVDSALVYRGLDIGAAKPDAASQRRYPHRLIDIREPSQAYSAAEFRNDARAAMDALAEAGRVPLLVGGTMLYFHALQRGLSDLPEADPAVRARLAAEAERVGWPALHARLAERDPAAAARIRATDPQRIQRALEVIELSGRPLSAQQGGLRERLPWRVLKLALVPERPVLHARIAERFDAMLEAGFLDEVRHLRARGDLTADSTAMRAVGYRQAWEYLDGLSDAPTMRERAIFATRQLAKRQITWLRSELDARWLDPERADVRERVVQALTGFLGTRRM, encoded by the coding sequence GTGCCGATCGATACCCGACCCGCCGCGATCTTCCTGATGGGGCCGACGGCCTCGGGCAAGACGGCGCTGGCCTGCATGCTGGCCGACCGGTTTCCGGTCGGCCTGGTCAGCGTCGACTCGGCCCTGGTCTACCGCGGGCTCGACATCGGGGCGGCCAAGCCCGATGCGGCCAGCCAGCGCCGGTACCCGCATCGGCTGATCGACATCCGCGAACCCTCGCAGGCCTATTCGGCCGCCGAGTTCCGCAACGATGCGCGGGCGGCGATGGACGCGCTGGCCGAGGCGGGCAGGGTGCCGCTGCTGGTCGGCGGCACGATGCTGTATTTCCATGCCTTGCAGCGCGGCCTGTCGGACCTGCCCGAAGCCGATCCGGCCGTGCGTGCGCGGCTGGCCGCGGAGGCCGAACGGGTAGGCTGGCCTGCCCTGCATGCGCGCCTGGCCGAACGCGATCCGGCCGCGGCGGCGCGCATCCGGGCCACCGATCCGCAGCGCATCCAGCGTGCGCTGGAAGTCATCGAGCTGTCCGGGCGCCCGTTGTCGGCCCAGCAGGGCGGGCTGCGCGAACGGCTGCCATGGCGCGTGCTGAAACTGGCCCTGGTGCCCGAGCGCCCGGTACTGCACGCCCGCATCGCCGAACGCTTCGACGCGATGCTGGAGGCCGGTTTTCTGGACGAGGTGCGCCACCTGCGTGCACGGGGCGACCTGACCGCCGATTCGACGGCGATGCGGGCGGTCGGCTACCGGCAGGCCTGGGAGTACCTGGACGGGCTGAGCGATGCACCGACGATGCGCGAACGCGCGATCTTCGCGACGCGCCAGCTGGCCAAGCGCCAGATCACCTGGCTGCGCAGCGAGCTGGACGCGCGCTGGCTGGATCCGGAGCGGGCCGACGTCCGGGAACGCGTGGTGCAGGCACTGACGGGCTTCCTCGGCACCCGCAGGATGTGA
- the hfq gene encoding RNA chaperone Hfq: MSKGQSLQDPFLNALRRERVPVSIYLVNGIKLQGTIESFDQFVVLLRNTVSQMVYKHAISTVVPTRNVRISGPEGPSGTAEVADSD; the protein is encoded by the coding sequence ATGTCAAAGGGGCAGTCATTGCAGGACCCGTTCCTCAATGCGCTACGGCGCGAGCGCGTGCCGGTGTCGATCTATCTGGTCAACGGCATCAAGCTGCAGGGAACGATCGAGTCCTTCGACCAGTTCGTCGTATTGCTGCGCAATACGGTGAGCCAGATGGTCTACAAGCACGCGATCTCCACCGTGGTGCCCACGCGCAACGTGCGCATTTCCGGGCCCGAGGGCCCGTCCGGAACGGCCGAAGTCGCCGATTCCGACTGA
- the hflX gene encoding ribosome rescue GTPase HflX produces MFERSRKGERALLLQPQAPGRSDPVLLDEFAELARSAGASVVGSLSARVERPNPRYFVGTGKADELKAQRDALGADLILVNHALSPVQERNLEKLTACRVVDRTGLILDIFAQRARSHEGKLQVELAQLKHMSTRLVRGWTHLERQRGGAIGLRGPGETQLELDRRLLGERMKQLQKRLDKVATQRAQARRARLRNALPVVALVGYTNAGKSTLFNALTGAGVYAADQLFATLDPTLRRLSGLQSGPAVLADTVGFIRDLPHDLVAAFRSTLAEAREADLLLHVIDVADPERDQRVVDVEAVLAEIGAGDVPQVLVYNKIDQLEGVEARLDTGDPESPPRVWVSARDGRGLEPLREAIARRLAAERVQAVLHVPAAAGRLRARLHAQGLVAAEAAEDTGWRIEIDAPRALVEPLFGLSDGDGHWLRERLLAPAEVETYNPQATAH; encoded by the coding sequence CTGTTCGAACGATCCAGAAAAGGCGAGCGGGCGCTGCTGCTCCAGCCGCAGGCGCCGGGCCGGAGCGATCCGGTGCTGCTCGACGAGTTTGCCGAACTGGCGCGCTCGGCCGGTGCCAGTGTCGTCGGCAGCCTCAGCGCGCGCGTCGAGCGGCCCAATCCGCGCTACTTCGTCGGCACCGGCAAGGCCGACGAGCTCAAGGCCCAGCGCGACGCGCTCGGCGCCGACCTGATCCTGGTCAACCATGCACTCAGCCCGGTCCAGGAGCGCAACCTGGAAAAGCTGACCGCGTGCCGCGTGGTCGACCGCACCGGCCTGATCCTCGACATCTTCGCCCAGCGGGCCCGCTCCCACGAGGGCAAGCTGCAAGTGGAGCTGGCCCAGCTCAAGCACATGTCCACGCGGCTGGTGCGCGGCTGGACGCATCTGGAACGCCAGCGTGGCGGTGCGATCGGGCTGCGCGGGCCGGGTGAGACCCAGCTCGAGCTCGACCGGCGCCTGCTGGGCGAACGGATGAAGCAGTTGCAGAAGCGCCTCGACAAGGTCGCCACCCAGCGTGCGCAGGCACGCCGTGCGCGGCTGCGCAACGCGTTGCCGGTGGTCGCCCTGGTCGGCTACACCAATGCCGGCAAGTCGACCCTGTTCAACGCGCTGACCGGTGCCGGCGTCTACGCCGCGGACCAGCTCTTCGCCACGCTGGATCCGACCCTGCGGCGCCTTTCGGGGCTCCAGAGCGGGCCGGCGGTGCTGGCCGATACCGTCGGCTTCATCCGCGACCTGCCGCACGACCTGGTCGCCGCCTTCCGCTCCACGCTGGCCGAGGCGCGCGAAGCGGACCTGCTGCTGCACGTGATCGACGTCGCCGACCCGGAGCGGGACCAGCGGGTCGTCGATGTCGAGGCCGTGCTGGCCGAGATCGGCGCCGGCGACGTGCCGCAGGTGCTGGTCTACAACAAGATCGATCAGCTCGAAGGCGTGGAGGCCCGCCTCGACACCGGCGACCCGGAATCGCCGCCGCGGGTCTGGGTATCGGCACGCGACGGACGTGGCCTGGAGCCGCTGCGCGAGGCGATCGCCAGGCGGCTGGCCGCCGAGCGGGTCCAGGCCGTACTGCACGTTCCCGCCGCCGCCGGCCGCCTGCGCGCGCGGCTGCACGCACAAGGGCTGGTCGCCGCCGAAGCGGCCGAGGACACCGGCTGGCGGATCGAGATCGACGCCCCGCGCGCCCTGGTCGAACCGCTGTTCGGCCTGTCCGACGGCGACGGCCACTGGCTGCGCGAGCGCTTGCTTGCCCCTGCCGAGGTCGAAACCTACAATCCCCAGGCAACTGCGCACTGA
- the hflK gene encoding FtsH protease activity modulator HflK: MAWNEPGSGKRDPWRDGGGSGGGGGTPPDLDAFFRRIRDFFSRLTGGGSGGGGFGIAILGVLIAWTLFDSWALIDARQHGAVLRFGEYSRPMMPGLNLKWPRPIESVEKVDATIRSISDQVRMLTRDENIVQAEFNVQYEVADARRYLFNVDRPDETLKQAAESAVREVIGSSNLNSIMPDQVVEVEGEPVPANPSAELASQVKRILQQTLDRYETGLEVTELNFQNVRPPQEVKDAFDDAISAREDRQRSSNLADADAKRLVPEARGEAARILAEAAGYKAERVAKAQGDADRFRLIADEYRAAPEVTRRRLYIETLQQVVGESNKVIDFSGGKNVFYLPAPGAASSPQPVPDPVPSVMAPTPSNKGGR, from the coding sequence ATGGCTTGGAACGAACCCGGTAGCGGGAAACGCGATCCGTGGCGTGACGGCGGCGGCAGTGGTGGCGGTGGCGGAACGCCGCCGGACCTGGACGCGTTCTTCCGCAGGATCCGTGACTTCTTCTCGCGCCTGACCGGCGGCGGCAGTGGCGGCGGCGGTTTCGGCATCGCGATCCTCGGCGTGCTGATCGCCTGGACGCTGTTCGATTCCTGGGCGCTCATCGACGCGCGCCAGCACGGCGCCGTGCTGCGCTTCGGCGAATACTCGCGGCCGATGATGCCCGGCCTCAACCTCAAGTGGCCGCGTCCCATCGAGTCGGTGGAGAAGGTCGACGCGACGATCCGCTCGATCTCCGACCAGGTGCGCATGCTGACCCGCGACGAGAACATCGTGCAGGCCGAGTTCAACGTCCAGTACGAAGTGGCCGACGCGCGCCGCTACCTGTTCAACGTCGACCGCCCCGACGAGACGCTCAAGCAGGCCGCCGAAAGCGCGGTCCGCGAGGTGATCGGCTCGAGCAACCTCAACTCGATCATGCCCGACCAGGTGGTCGAGGTCGAAGGCGAGCCGGTACCGGCCAACCCGAGCGCCGAGCTGGCCAGCCAGGTCAAGCGCATCCTGCAGCAGACGCTGGATCGCTATGAAACCGGCCTGGAGGTCACCGAGCTGAACTTCCAGAACGTGCGCCCCCCGCAAGAGGTCAAGGACGCGTTCGACGATGCGATCAGCGCACGCGAAGACCGCCAGCGCTCCAGCAACCTGGCCGACGCCGACGCCAAGCGCCTGGTGCCGGAAGCACGCGGTGAAGCGGCCCGCATCCTGGCCGAGGCCGCCGGCTACAAGGCCGAGCGCGTCGCCAAGGCGCAAGGCGACGCCGATCGTTTCCGCCTGATCGCGGACGAATACCGCGCCGCGCCGGAAGTCACGCGGCGGCGCCTGTACATCGAGACGCTCCAGCAGGTCGTCGGCGAGAGCAACAAGGTCATCGACTTCAGCGGCGGCAAGAACGTCTTCTACCTGCCGGCGCCCGGTGCCGCGTCCTCGCCGCAGCCCGTGCCCGATCCGGTGCCCTCGGTGATGGCCCCGACCCCGTCCAACAAGGGAGGGCGCTGA
- the hflC gene encoding protease modulator HflC has product MRSMATILVALLVLVGASSTFVVSEAQTALLLQFGRIVKSGYQPGLHFKLPLIQQVRRFDKRVLTLDSAPERYLTSEKKDVNVDFVVKWRIVDAAKYYIAMAGDEQRAQQRLGPIVKEGMRTAINSRTLQQVVASARSDMTAGLVLGANRASQNFGVEIIDVRIKRVDLPEESAVLRSVYERMRSERKQVADSLRAEGEEAAERIRAEARREMQVIKAEAYRDAQKTRGEGDGQAAKIYASAYGGDPEFYAFYRSLDAYRESFKDGKGVLLLDPESEFLRYLKNSK; this is encoded by the coding sequence ATGCGTTCGATGGCAACCATCCTCGTCGCCCTGCTGGTGCTCGTCGGCGCCAGCTCCACCTTCGTCGTCAGCGAAGCGCAGACCGCGCTGCTGCTGCAGTTCGGACGCATCGTCAAGTCCGGCTACCAGCCGGGCCTGCACTTCAAGCTGCCGCTGATCCAGCAGGTTCGCCGCTTCGACAAGCGCGTGCTGACGCTGGATTCGGCACCCGAGCGCTACCTGACGTCGGAAAAGAAGGACGTCAACGTCGACTTCGTCGTCAAGTGGCGCATCGTCGACGCGGCCAAGTACTACATCGCGATGGCCGGCGACGAACAACGCGCCCAGCAGCGCCTGGGACCGATCGTCAAGGAAGGCATGCGTACCGCGATCAACTCGCGCACACTGCAGCAGGTGGTCGCCAGCGCGCGTTCGGACATGACCGCCGGCCTGGTGCTCGGCGCCAACCGGGCGTCGCAGAACTTCGGCGTCGAGATCATCGACGTGCGCATCAAGCGCGTGGACCTGCCGGAAGAGAGCGCCGTGCTGCGCTCGGTCTACGAGCGCATGCGATCGGAGCGCAAGCAGGTGGCCGACTCGCTGCGCGCCGAGGGCGAGGAAGCCGCCGAGCGCATCCGCGCCGAGGCCCGCCGCGAGATGCAGGTCATCAAGGCCGAAGCGTACCGCGACGCGCAGAAGACCCGCGGTGAAGGCGATGGCCAGGCCGCCAAGATCTACGCATCGGCCTACGGCGGCGATCCGGAGTTCTATGCGTTCTACCGCAGCCTGGACGCCTACCGCGAGTCGTTCAAGGACGGCAAGGGCGTGCTGCTGCTCGATCCGGAGTCCGAGTTCCTGCGCTATCTCAAGAACAGCAAGTAG
- a CDS encoding DUF2065 domain-containing protein, with product MTGTTLSAALCLVLVIEGLFLFAAPGAWKRMVEQVRGLDERSLRMIGAAMVVIGLVALRWLA from the coding sequence GTGACCGGCACGACGCTGTCGGCGGCGCTATGCCTCGTGCTGGTGATCGAGGGTCTGTTCCTGTTCGCCGCGCCGGGTGCCTGGAAGCGGATGGTGGAGCAGGTCCGCGGCCTCGACGAACGGAGCCTGCGCATGATCGGCGCGGCGATGGTGGTCATCGGCCTCGTCGCGCTACGGTGGCTGGCCTGA
- a CDS encoding adenylosuccinate synthase has protein sequence MGKSVVILGAQWGDEGKGKIVDLLTERVSAVARFQGGHNAGHTLVIGGKKTVLHLIPSGILREGVQCLIGNGVVLSPAALKSEIAELEEQGVEVRSRLKISPATPLIMPYHIAVDQAREKASGAKAIGTTGRGIGPAYEDKVARRSIRVADLMYPSELPEKVRAAVDYHNFVLTHWLKADAVDFAQVLDDALAFAEYLRPMIDDVSTLLYDARRNGDNILFEGAQGALLDIDHGTYPYVTSSNTTVGGALAGTGVGACDIDYVLGICKAYATRVGGGPFPTELNDEMGEMLRKRGNEFGASTGRPRRCGWIDLVALKRATQINAINGLAITKLDVLDGLPSIKVCIAYEYRGKRRELAPLDADGWAECKPVYLEFPGWEEPTSGVRDWNKLPAAARAYLRAVEELSGCHLALVATGADRDDTIVLRDPFG, from the coding sequence ATGGGTAAGTCGGTAGTCATTCTGGGTGCGCAGTGGGGCGACGAGGGCAAAGGCAAGATCGTCGACCTGCTGACCGAGCGGGTCAGCGCCGTGGCGCGCTTCCAGGGCGGCCACAACGCCGGTCACACGCTGGTGATCGGCGGCAAGAAGACGGTTCTTCACCTGATCCCGTCCGGCATCCTGCGGGAAGGCGTCCAGTGCCTGATCGGCAACGGCGTCGTGCTGTCGCCCGCCGCGCTCAAGAGCGAGATCGCCGAGCTGGAAGAGCAGGGCGTGGAAGTGCGATCGCGCCTGAAGATCAGCCCGGCCACGCCGCTGATCATGCCGTACCACATCGCCGTCGATCAGGCGCGCGAGAAGGCGTCCGGCGCCAAGGCCATCGGCACCACCGGCCGTGGCATCGGCCCGGCCTACGAGGACAAGGTCGCCCGGCGCAGCATCCGGGTCGCCGACCTGATGTACCCGTCCGAACTGCCCGAGAAGGTGCGCGCGGCGGTCGACTACCACAACTTCGTCCTGACCCATTGGCTCAAGGCCGATGCCGTCGATTTCGCACAGGTGCTCGACGATGCGCTGGCCTTCGCCGAGTACCTGCGGCCGATGATCGACGACGTGTCCACCCTGCTGTACGACGCACGGCGCAACGGCGACAACATCCTGTTCGAGGGCGCGCAAGGGGCCTTGCTCGACATCGACCACGGCACCTATCCGTACGTGACCTCGTCCAACACCACGGTCGGCGGCGCGCTGGCGGGTACCGGCGTCGGCGCCTGCGACATCGACTACGTCCTGGGCATCTGCAAGGCCTACGCGACACGCGTCGGTGGCGGGCCGTTCCCGACCGAACTCAACGACGAGATGGGCGAGATGCTGCGCAAGCGCGGCAACGAGTTCGGTGCCAGCACCGGACGGCCGCGCCGCTGCGGCTGGATCGACCTGGTCGCGCTGAAGCGCGCCACGCAGATCAACGCGATCAACGGCCTGGCGATCACCAAGCTCGACGTGCTCGACGGCCTCCCCAGCATCAAGGTCTGCATCGCCTACGAGTACCGCGGCAAGCGCCGCGAACTGGCGCCGCTCGACGCCGACGGCTGGGCCGAGTGCAAGCCGGTCTATCTGGAATTCCCGGGCTGGGAAGAGCCCACCTCCGGCGTGCGTGACTGGAACAAGCTGCCCGCCGCCGCGCGCGCCTACCTGCGGGCGGTCGAGGAATTGTCCGGCTGCCATCTCGCCCTGGTCGCCACCGGGGCCGATCGCGACGACACCATCGTCCTGCGCGATCCGTTCGGCTAG
- a CDS encoding M13 family metallopeptidase: protein MNPRIVKPLVLAVSIGTVLAACQKAETPAPAAPAEAPKPAAAATPAIDLATLKTPVIAFKPSDLDASTSACTDLNAYVNGTWLAANPVPSDRTTWGSFEALSERSLELQQQIADAALARADANGVEKLVGDFYAAGLNAEAINSAGIAPIQPLLDKIAAIDTPAAVTAYVREAYAQGRGMLFSFGGNADYKNSEMVIAYAGQGGLSLPERAYYLEDREDYQKARTAFVDHVKKTLTLAGIDAAAAATQADAVLALETRLAKASLPRVELRDPAKRYQPTTLEQADALTPNFSWTALFDAVGVEKPSMFSLAMQGFFTEVNTMLADTPVETWQAYLRFHEIDSAAPYLGDALADQNFAFYSQALRGQAEQQPRWKRVLNTLNGSIGEALGQLYVKVAFPPESKTKMEQLVGNLSTALKHRLENLTWMGDQTKVKALEKWASFTPKIGYPDKWRDWTGLSFSRDSYAGNVLAATAFNARYRFSKIGKPVDRAEWFMSPQTVNAYYNSTRNEIVFPAGILQPPFFDPKADDALNYGGIVAVIGHEMIHGYDDQGSKFDAKGNFDNWWTDADRAGFEQRTAKLGAQFDAYESIDGIHVNGKLTMGENIADLGGLSVAYDAMKRAQGEGFSDPKIDGFTQDQRFFFNWATVWRRNFTPAELKVRLTTDSHAPANFRAIGAPSNLPTFAAAFDCKAGDAMVRPDDVRVVIW, encoded by the coding sequence ATGAACCCGCGTATCGTCAAACCCCTGGTGCTGGCCGTCTCGATCGGCACGGTACTGGCGGCCTGCCAGAAGGCCGAAACGCCCGCACCCGCCGCCCCGGCCGAGGCACCGAAACCTGCCGCCGCCGCGACACCGGCGATCGACCTGGCGACGCTGAAGACGCCCGTCATCGCGTTCAAGCCGAGCGACCTGGATGCCTCGACGTCGGCGTGCACCGACCTCAATGCCTACGTCAACGGCACCTGGCTGGCCGCCAACCCGGTGCCTTCGGATCGCACCACCTGGGGCAGCTTCGAGGCCCTGTCCGAACGCTCGCTGGAACTGCAGCAGCAGATCGCCGATGCCGCGCTCGCGCGCGCCGACGCCAACGGCGTGGAGAAGCTGGTCGGTGACTTCTACGCCGCCGGGCTGAACGCCGAGGCGATCAACTCCGCCGGCATCGCGCCGATCCAGCCGTTGCTCGACAAGATCGCCGCGATCGACACGCCCGCCGCCGTCACCGCCTACGTGCGCGAAGCCTATGCCCAGGGACGCGGCATGCTCTTCAGCTTCGGCGGCAACGCCGACTACAAGAATTCGGAAATGGTGATCGCCTATGCAGGGCAGGGCGGACTGTCCCTGCCGGAGCGGGCGTACTACCTGGAAGACCGCGAGGACTACCAGAAGGCACGCACGGCCTTCGTGGATCACGTGAAGAAGACCCTGACGCTCGCCGGCATCGACGCCGCTGCCGCCGCCACCCAGGCCGACGCTGTCCTGGCGCTGGAGACGCGGCTGGCCAAGGCGTCCCTGCCGCGCGTGGAACTGCGCGACCCGGCCAAGCGGTATCAGCCGACGACGCTGGAGCAGGCCGACGCGCTGACGCCGAACTTCTCGTGGACCGCGCTCTTCGACGCGGTCGGCGTGGAAAAGCCCTCGATGTTCTCGCTGGCGATGCAGGGCTTCTTCACCGAGGTCAACACGATGCTGGCCGACACCCCGGTGGAGACCTGGCAGGCCTATCTGCGCTTCCACGAGATCGACAGCGCGGCGCCGTATCTCGGCGACGCGCTCGCCGACCAGAACTTCGCGTTCTACAGCCAGGCATTGCGCGGCCAGGCCGAGCAGCAGCCGCGCTGGAAGCGCGTGCTCAACACGCTCAACGGCTCGATCGGCGAGGCGCTCGGCCAGTTGTACGTGAAGGTGGCGTTCCCACCCGAGTCGAAGACGAAGATGGAGCAGCTGGTCGGCAATCTCAGCACGGCGCTCAAACATCGCCTCGAGAACCTGACGTGGATGGGCGACCAGACCAAGGTCAAGGCACTGGAGAAGTGGGCCAGCTTCACGCCGAAGATCGGCTATCCGGACAAGTGGCGCGACTGGACCGGGCTGAGCTTCTCGCGCGACAGCTATGCCGGCAACGTGCTGGCGGCGACCGCCTTCAATGCACGCTACCGCTTCTCGAAGATCGGCAAGCCGGTCGACCGCGCCGAGTGGTTCATGTCGCCGCAGACGGTCAACGCCTACTACAACTCGACCCGCAACGAGATCGTCTTCCCGGCGGGCATCCTGCAGCCGCCGTTCTTCGATCCGAAGGCCGACGACGCATTGAACTACGGCGGCATCGTCGCCGTGATCGGCCATGAAATGATCCACGGCTACGACGACCAGGGCAGCAAGTTCGACGCCAAGGGCAATTTCGACAACTGGTGGACCGACGCCGACCGCGCCGGCTTCGAGCAGCGCACCGCCAAGCTCGGCGCGCAATTCGACGCCTACGAGTCGATCGACGGCATCCACGTCAACGGCAAGCTGACGATGGGTGAGAACATCGCCGACCTGGGTGGCCTCTCCGTGGCTTACGACGCGATGAAGCGCGCGCAGGGCGAGGGCTTCTCCGATCCGAAGATCGACGGGTTCACGCAGGACCAGCGCTTCTTCTTCAACTGGGCCACGGTCTGGCGCCGCAATTTCACGCCGGCCGAACTCAAGGTGCGCCTGACCACCGACTCGCATGCGCCGGCCAACTTCCGCGCGATCGGCGCGCCGTCGAACCTGCCGACGTTCGCCGCCGCGTTCGACTGCAAGGCCGGCGATGCGATGGTGCGTCCCGACGACGTGCGGGTGGTGATCTGGTGA